One window of Hoplias malabaricus isolate fHopMal1 chromosome 16, fHopMal1.hap1, whole genome shotgun sequence genomic DNA carries:
- the nfat5b gene encoding nuclear factor of activated T-cells 5 isoform X4, whose translation MTMGSPSSAFPNSSSFTVNSSTSATDRGLVQDSSTQGEVSSRRKVEMLTAEGKSSGTAGGSRSCAEKGGAASQQHHHQMTPSKRPVLNISPPPEDLFDDSSMSGCQDDFPLDSEQSNSIWPENSVSNFSLVSSNSYNDNTEVPRKARKRTPRQRPGSKPVSAEEASMDIFDADSAKGPHFVLSQLGQDNKASSKASSDGNQAPGQKGGILSGQYPQKSEGKELKILVQPETQHRARYLTEGSRGSVKDRTQQGFPTIKLEGVKEPVVLQVFVGNDAGRVKPHGFYQACRVTGRNTTACREVDIEGTTVIEVSLDPSNNMTLAVDCVGILKLRNADVEARIGVAGSKKKSTRARLVFRVNIPRPDGSVLTLQAPSSPILCTQPAGVPEILKKSLHSCSVQGGEEVFIIGKNFLKGTKVIFQENVSGTKPDIPSPFPDENSWRAEGDIDMELFHQNHLIVKVPPYQNLSISSPVSVGIYVVTNAGRSHDVQPFTYTPEPVMDVSVKKETLPPAKPCSFEQIKVMDSGLMVPILPLVKREEVTPMEVSSNTPTFKQTSDLMNSGQQTLEMNKNISTNGQTFSSSVACQPAEPEQSQTSVFSNKETLNTIQKQDIAPNSSFHVPCKPLLQQGAQQFLLDAESLAQDRSGSNAGTLVGVSQMDDSPQHQLSLLPPDEVAQLEQAVRQLQAKGFCNIHLQSESSMAKKQQHQLQQQQQIQQQIQQQQQQQMQQQQVLENLQHQLFHPQVQMQCCPEQQGSSQGMVDSSNALFQQSNSQQQQQQQQQAALFQQTKDLISIQTGYLQQAPSHSSPPLFHTSTSLTEAQAPQDAMFHTQKTSPTQEQVQASLFQNTLNVLDGSSLSAESQASASSMFLTQSALPGQLAVNNNQSQQLAFLSSMQTSTIEPQSVFQTSAQLGPIQQSTPMEQQSPQQNAQPQPGSLFQSISQSSNNKLAPNQQQTGLLFNSLSSAVATEQASNLLFSSQPPMPSMNSNSLISPEQQNASLPFSQTGMVTVRQEPSEPMSFQDQSTDVANQSASKQPLFQDQQPMQLASSSGTGSQPSVNLFMAQPNMPRSMTTQEALFAPQNGVAGLQTTTSSPVQQPGSLFQTTVSGSLNQPNQNQQPNIFLFDIHNECDQLMNSQGTTLSDQIIAISQSGQNQRESDGQIHSLLSQSISETRNVQNVLTTSQNMEKIDDLLVSLQEQGNNLPHSY comes from the exons ATGACCATGGGAAGTCCCAGCAGTGCTTTTCCCAACTCTTCCAGCTTCACCGTGAACTCCTCTACCTCAGCCACAGACCGGGGCCTGGTGCAGGACAGCAGCACTCAAGGAGAAGTAAGTAGCCGGAGGAAGGTGGAGATGCTAACGGCAGAAGGCAAGAGCAGTGGCACTGCTGGTGGCAGTAGGTCATGTGCAGAGAAGGGTGGAGCAGCTTCTCAGCAACATCACCATCAGATGACACCCTCTAAACGACCCGTTCTGAACATCTCACCCCCGCCAGAAGACCTTTTCGATGACAGCAGCATGTCGGGATGTCAGGATGATTTTCCCCTGGATTCAGAGCAGAGCAACAGCATCTGGCCAGAAAACTCAGTCTCAAACTTCAGCCTTGTGAGCTCAAACTCCTACAATGACAACACAGAGGTCCCGCGCAAAGCCCGGAAGCGCACTCCTCGTCAACGGCCTGGGTCAAAGCCAGTGTCTGCTGAAGAAGCCAGCATGGACATCTTTGATGCAGACAGTGCCAAAGGCCCACACTTTGTGCTCTCACAGCTTGGCCAAGACAACAAGGCCAGTTCCAAAGCAAG ttctgATGGAAACCAAGCACCTGGCCAGAAAGGGGGGATACTTTCTGGTCAGTACCCACAAAAGAGCGAGGGGAAGGAGCTGAAAATTCTGGTTCAGCCTGAGACCCAGCACAGAGCCCGCTACTTAACTGAGGGTAGCCGAGGCTCTGTGAAGGACCGCACACAGCAAGGCTTTCCTACCATTAAA CTTGAGGGAGTGAAGGAGCCAGTGGTCCTGCAGGTGTTTGTGGGAAATGATGCCGGCCGTGTGAAGCCTCATGGATTCTACCAGGCCTGTAGAGTGACAGGTCGTAACACAACTGCCTGCAGAGAAGTGGACATTGAGGGCACTACAGTCATCGAAGTATCTCTGGACCCCAGCAATAACATGACTCTTGC AGTGGACTGTGTGGGAATCTTGAAGCTCCGGAATGCTGATGTGGAGGCTCGTATTGGGGTGGCTGGATCCAAGAAGAAAAGCACACGTGCAAGACTGGTATTCAGAGTGAACATCCCAAGACCTGACGGTTCTGTGCTCACACTACAGGCACCATCTTCTCCCATACTATGCA CCCAGCCTGCAGGAGTGCCTGAAATCCTGAAAAAGAGTCTACACAGTTGCTCAGTGCAAGGAGGCGAAGAAGTGTTTATTATCGGAAAAAACTTTCTTAAGGGAACCAAAGTCATATTTCAAGAAAATGTATCAGGTACAAAGCCAGATATTCCATCTCCTTTCCCAG ATGAAAATTCTTGGAGGGCGGAGGGTGATATTGACATGGAGCTTTTCCATCAG AATCATCTTATTGTAAAAGTTCCTCCATATCAAAATCTGTCCATCAGCTCTCCAGTGTCTGTTGGGATCTATGTTGTGACTAATGCTGGACGCTCCCATGATGTGCAACCATTTACCTACACTCCAGAACCAG TTATGGACGTCTCTGTGAAAAAAGAGACATTGCCTCCAGCTAAACCCTGTTCTTTTGAACAGATAAAAG taatGGATAGTGGTTTGATGGTCCCGATCTTGCCTCTTGTCAAAAGAGAAGAAGTCACCCCAATGGAGGTCTCAAGTAACACGCCAACCTTTAAG CAGACATCTGATCTGATGAACTCAGGCCAACAGACCctagaaatgaataaaaacatctCTACCAATGGTCAGACATTCTCAAGCTCTGTGGCCTGCCAACCAGCAGAACCAGAGCAGTCCCAAACATCTGTTTTCTCGAATAAGGAAACATTAAACACTATTCAGAAACAAGACATTGCACCCAACAGCTCCTTCCATGTGCCTTGCAAACCATTGCTCCAGCAAGGGGCTCAGCAGTTTCTCTTGGATGCTGAGAGTTTGGCCCAGGATAGGTCTGGCAGCAATGCTGGTACGTTGGTAGGGGTCTCCCAAATGGATGACAGCCCACAGCATCAGCTCTCTCTCCTGCCACCAGATGAGGTGGCACAGCTTGAGCAAGCGGTGCGGCAGCTGCAAGCAAAGGGATTCTGCAACATCCATCTTCAGTCAGAATCTTCAATGGCGAAGAAGCAGCAGCACCAActtcagcagcagcaacaaatACAACAGCAGATccagcagcaacaacagcaacagaTGCAACAGCAACAAGTTCTGGAGAACCTGCAGCATCAGCTTTTTCATCCCCAGGTACAAATGCAATGCTGTCCAGAGCAGCAAGGCTCCTCACAAGGTATGGTAGACAGCAGCAATGCACTCTTCCAACAGTCAAActcacaacagcaacaacagcagcagcaacaggcTGCTCTATTTCAGCAAACCAAAGATCTCATCTCTATTCAAACTGGATATCTTCAGCAGGCTCCCTCTCATTCCTCGCCTCCCTTGTTCCACACGTCCACATCATTGACTGAGGCTCAAGCACCCCAGGATGCAATGTTCCACACTCAGAAAACCTCACCCACCCAGGAGCAAGTCCAAGCTTCCCTATTCCAGAACACATTGAATGTTCTTGATGGGTCCAGCTTGTCAGCCGAATCTCAAGCATCTGCCTCAAGTATGTTCCTCACACAGAGTGCTTTACCTGGTCAGCTAGCAGTAAATAACAACCAGTCACAACAGCTAGCTTTCCTAAGCTCTATGCAGACATCGACCATTGAGCCACAGTCTGTGTTCCAAACCTCTGCCCAACTAGGTCCAATTCAGCAAAGCACTCCCATGGAACAGCAGTCACCACAACAGAACGCTCAACCCCAGCCAGGCTCTCTGTTTCAGAGTATCTCCCAGTCGTCAAACAACAAGCTCGCCCCTAACCAACAGCAGACTGGATTGCTCTTTAATTCTCTGAGTTCAGCAGTGGCAACAGAACAGGCCTCTAATCTCTTGTTCAGTAGTCAACCTCCAATGCCCTCAATGAATAGCAATAGCCTAATTTCCCCAGAGCAGCAGAACGCATCACTCCCTTTTTCCCAAACTGGCATGGTCACGGTCAGGCAAGAGCCTTCTGAGCCAATGTCCTTCCAGGATCAAAGCACTGATGTAGCAAATCAGTCTGCAAGTAAACAACCTCTGTTCCAGGATCAACAGCCTATGCAACTTGCATCAAGTTCAGGCACTGGATCTCAGCCTTCTGTGAACCTTTTTATGGCTCAGCCCAACATGCCAAGAAGCATGACTACTCAAGAAGCACTTTTTGCTCCGCAGAACGGTGTGGCAGGACTTCAGACCACCACCTCCTCTCCAGTGCAACAGCCTGGATCCCTGTTTCAAACAACAGTGAGTGGAAGCCTCAACCAGCCGAACCAGAACCAGCAGCCTAACATCTTCCTATTTGATATACATAATG AGTGCGATCAGCTGATGAACTCCCAAGGAACCACACTCTCAGATCAGATCATTGCCATTAGTCAGTCTGGTCAAAACCAGAGGGAGAGTGATGGACAGATCCATTCTTTACTCAGCCAGTCCATCTCAGAAACTCGGAATGTACAAAATGTCCTTACCACGTCCCAGAACATGGAGAAGATTGATGACCTACTTGTGAGCCTTCAGGAGCAAGGCAATAATCTCCCTCATTCCTACTAG